The DNA segment AGCGGCCATAAAGCTATGTTTTAGAGGGCAAgataattaattcaatttgGATGTAATCCTCAATTAATTAGGCAAATTCGATTATATATAACTTTATGAGTTACAGAATCTAGAACATTTCTCAAGAGTGTACCGCTTCATTATGCTATCGATCCGCTCCATTACTAACCTTCATCGCTACAATCTTCCAGAATGTTCCGGAAGCAATCAGCCAGCACCGTGTACTGGCACAGCAGATGCATCAGATGCACCTGCATGATGAGGTCGTTGACCATCACGAAGTACGAGGTGTAGTTGAAGGCGACGAGCGTGGCCAGGTACGTGGCGGCGTAGAGCTGCGGGGTGCGGTAGTCATACGGCAGGCGGACGGCCACTGTGAGGTTGTAGTCCAGGTCGTCGACTAGGGGGTACACGTACCTGGGATACGCGTGAGACGAAAATTATCAAagcataatttaataataaacaaaaataacagtGTAAGAATAAATCGTAGATCGATCTGAAATCTGTGGGAGTGGGCACAGAACTATTTCTGTGAGAGTGGGCGGGTCACCAATACCGCAAAACCCATATCTATCGGATTGATGACTTCTTATATGGATACCTTCAAGGACAAACATGTGTATGTATAGACTATGGACGCTCCGATTCGGACCTTCAGTCTTATAATAGAGAGTATGTCGAATGACAATATCCATGACAGAGTGTTGTAGAGCTCCTTACGAAAGCTCTAACACAACCAATTACCCATAAAGACCCAAGTTACCATGCAGCCAGCGTGCAGGTGCCCAGCGCCAGCAGCAGCTGCAGGTACCGCTCGCTGCGCCGCGCCCAGGCCTGcagcagcgcgcgccgcgccgccgtcgACACGTCGAAGTGGGGGGACTCCATCGCACCCGCCAGACGCTTGTAGATCGCCTTATGACGCATCTAGAAGAGATAAAGAATGAACAAAAGAGTACAGACACATCATCTTCAGCCAATTATAGGCCGCTATTGGGCAAAAGTTTATCCCGAAGATTGCCACAATATGTATCCGCGGCTCTCTGTTTTTGGTCCAATGGATTGGATGGCGCCATACCATACTCTACATTTCCTTGTTCGTGGTTGATCATATATAACTTTGCTATCCCATATTTGTATGCTCATGTGGCAGTAGGCCTTCTCTGCCtaataaagttacaaaaataattatattcctACGAAAGTTACTCAACATTCAGCAAGAACCGAGAAGgttgatttatacattaacTGATGATATAACAGcaataaaacatgtttttatgTAGTGTTGTGTAATTGTCCGGATCAAAGTGTCTTTGTTTGTACGAGTTTTAACGATAGCGATGCGTTGTAGCATTAGAAATACTTAGAAACATCTACATTTAATCGTGAgtctaagtacttataatattattcattatctcgttatttcatttaatattttcttcattCCTTTTATAGAAGCAGGGCTCCATCCAACATCCAACAGATTTACAAGAATAAATAGTAAAGTTTTCCCGACGAATGTTTGTGTAAGCTTCGGATTTGTAGagctgaaatattttatttatgtttttgcgCATGTTTGATAGTATCATGATTCGTGGCTTTGAAAACAGATTCAGTTTGTTATTGCGGTTTGTATTTACTGATCAAAAATATAACCGCTTTTTGTTATTCAGAAGCTGTATTTGAACTGTCTGTTATAAATTTCAAGTAACTATTTTCTAACTCACTAATATTTGAAACGCTAATCtgatattgttattataataaatcttcGTACGTGCCCACCAActcgcactaggccagcgtggtggtcTAGGCcgaaaacccttccttcactggaaggagacccgtgctccAGTAGTGGGGGCGTGATGGTCAtgacatgatgatgatgaaatataCGTAAGTGCGAactaatatttcttatttagtACAGTTAAGGgcagaaaaacctgacccccctcagaagcagtgttactatgagagtggggtcaggtttttctaCACCTGACCGTACCAACATCACCTACAAAAGCagaactacactcacgggcaatgaaaaggatCACCAAATTACTATTAAGCGgtaaaggctagcttaattacgccttctgcaacattgatgtacatttaacagataatcaggatattaccaactaaaaacggtaataatttattaaaagtttaaaataaatgtttgaaaaaataggGGCGGTTTGGAGTCGGTATTtcgtgagtggaactatttcattgcccgtaagTGTATTTAGCTGGACGCTCCCTTCAATCGCCAGCCGTTTAACCTCCAAACTTCATCACCCCACTCACCATATCCCTATACCGGTACATAGCGATGAGATGTATGAGCGTGACGTTGATGTTGTCGATGACGTGGTCGAGGTCGGCGGTCTGGCTGAACAGGTACCACAGCTCGGAGCCCACGAACACCACCAGTGTCAGCTTCACCAGGTAGCTGTAGGCGAGCCGTAGCCCGCGGTCGTGGGATGATACGCCtggaattattataataatatgtggggattTGTGGACATCCGTCCGATCCGAAATTACGCAGAGCATGTAATATGGGTATAGAACAGCTAcctagataaataaatattattaggtatatcaacaccaagacccgagtacaataATTCATGAAATGGTTCTGAGTGTGGGATTATACCTCTTTTTAGTGATTCAATAAACTATGGTTTCAGTAATAGGGCGGTTTCCGACTACCGTATTTATGCGGACGTATTTTTACGAGCGTTCACGCGGTTCTTAGCTCGTACAAGCGCTCTGTTGATACAGTTACGGCACGCGTCGCCGTCAGTTCGAACAAACACGTCGAAATTTGAAGCACCTAGATAAGCGCATATGCTGCCATTTTTTATGTAAGAACGGGCATTTTCCGATGTGTAATTGGTGAAGATTGACGT comes from the Plutella xylostella chromosome 9, ilPluXylo3.1, whole genome shotgun sequence genome and includes:
- the LOC105385006 gene encoding putative odorant receptor 92a isoform X2, with the protein product MQLLSSIWRKLTQTRALEYSSGSYETQFFETVYRVMFLAGVSSHDRGLRLAYSYLVKLTLVVFVGSELWYLFSQTADLDHVIDNINVTLIHLIAMYRYRDMMRHKAIYKRLAGAMESPHFDVSTAARRALLQAWARRSERYLQLLLALGTCTLAAWYVYPLVDDLDYNLTVAVRLPYDYRTPQLYAATYLATLVAFNYTSYFVMVNDLIMQVHLMHLLCQYTVLADCFRNILEDCSDEEENKNENYHSLAWGDKYVKRLGDLVNQHKFIMSNTLELKRIWSTPMLMQFLASSMLICLAGYQVTATIKLSITKFLMSLLYLAYNMFELFIFCRWCDEIKIQLVKTSYSALTVLLRVSDD